In Musa acuminata AAA Group cultivar baxijiao chromosome BXJ2-8, Cavendish_Baxijiao_AAA, whole genome shotgun sequence, one genomic interval encodes:
- the LOC135619194 gene encoding mannose-P-dolichol utilization defect 1 protein homolog 2-like, translating to MELEILGINFGCVIGALRAWEFPEKDCLLPLVAKILGYCIVAASTTVKVPQILKILKNSSVRGLSVVAFELEAVGYTIALAYCIHKGLSFSAYGELLFLLIQAIILVAIIYYYSQPVGGKAWIKPLLYCAVAPTVLAGQIDPLLFEALYASQHAIFFFARVPQIWENYKNKSTGELSFLTCFMNFCGSIARVFTSIQENAPLSVIMGSVIGIATNGTILSQILVYQKPDAKKEKKVQ from the exons ATGGAGTTGGAGATCTTGGGAATCAACTTTGGGTGCGTGATCGGGGCGCTGCGAGCGTGGGAGTTCCCGGAGAAGGATTGCCTGCTTCCCCTCGTCGCCAAGATCCTCGGCTACTGCATCGTCGCCGCCTCCACCACCGTCAAAGTGCCCCAG ATacttaaaattttgaaaaatagcaGTGTCAGGGGACTTAGTGTTGTGGCCTTTGAGTTAGAAGCTGTTGGTTACACAATTGCTTTGGCATATTGTATTCACAAGGGGCTTTCCTTTTCAGCTTATGGAGAATTACTTTTTCTCTTAATTCAAG CCATAATTTTAGTTGCAATTATCTACTACTATTCCCAGCCAGTGGGAGGTAAAGCCTGGATAAAACCTCTGCT ATATTGTGCTGTAGCACCAACTGTTTTAGCTGGCCAGATTGACCCTTTACTTTTTGAAGCCCTATAT GCTTCTCAACATGCGATTTTTTTCTTTGCAAGAGTACCACAAATATGGGAGAACTATAAA AACAAGAGTACTGGGGAATTGAGCTTCTTGacatgttttatgaacttttgtgGCTCTATTG CGAGAGTCTTTACTAGCATTCAGGAAAATGCTCCACTTAGTG TGATTATGGGTTCGGTCATTGGTATTGCGACGAATGGCACCATCTTGAGTCAAATACTCGTGTACCAAAAACCAGAtgcaaagaaagagaagaaagtacAGTAA
- the LOC103994431 gene encoding uncharacterized protein LOC103994431: protein MAGGRGTAAEDDENVDHYAVLGLPSGEEGAKLTLKEIEKAYRNQSRIRHPDKRPNDPNATSDFQQLKTSFEVLKDEASRCVFDARLRARRERLVRDSFLDAKRRKLATDLEERERAAEVAEAADPVKQAERREKDVAARLQEELAEFQARKAKKPAAAPTSTSKSSEQVKKEENGGVALDKERMLKVSWERNSGDYTAVKLRELFEKFGGVEDVVIRSKASKKRGSAIVVMSSKEAAVAATHSMCGSLSNPLLVLPVQAVASDISSSFPTKSAEPVNPKLSNIIGAGFQDYEASIMKKLQKANDLKKNTQ from the exons ATGGCAGGTGGCCGGGGTACGGCGGCGGAGGATGACGAGAACGTCGACCACTACGCCGTCCTTGGACTCCCCTCCGGCGAGGAGGGCGCGAAGTTAACCCTAAAGGAGATCGAGAAGGCCTACCGGAACCAGTCCAGAATCCGCCACCCGGACAAGCGGCCGAATGATCCCAACGCCACCTCGGACTTCCAACAGCTCAAGACCTCGTTCGAGGTCCTCAAggacgaggcctcccgctgcgtcTTCGACGCTCGCCTCCGCGCCCGTCGCGAGCGTCTCGTCCGCGATTCCTTTCTCGATGCCAAGCGGAGAAAGCTCGCCACCGACTTGGAGGAGCGCGAGCGGGCAGCGGAGGTGGCCGAAGCAGCGGATCCCGTCAAGCAGGCCGAGCGTCGGGAGAAGGATGTGGCGGCTCGGTTGCAGGAGGAACTCGCCGAGTTTCAGGCGAGGAAGGCCAAGAAACCTGCCGCTGCCCCCACTTCTACTTCCAAA TCATCTGAGCAAGTAAAGAAAGAGGAAAATGGGGGAGTTGCATTGGATAAGGAAAGAATGCTGAAGGTCTCTTGGGAGAGGAACTCGGGGGATTATACTGCCGTCAAGCTCCGGGAGCTGTTTGAGAAGTTTGGAGGGGTTGAAGATGTTGTGATTAGGTCAAAGGCATCAAAAAAGAGAGGTTCTGCCATTGTTGTCATGTCTTCTAAAGAGGCTGCG GTGGCTGCTACACACAGTATGTGTGGCAGTCTTTCAAATCCTTTACTTGTTCTTCCAGTTCAAGCTGTTGCTTCTGATATATCAAGTTCTTTTCCCACAAAATCTGCTGAACCCGTTAACCCAAAACTCAGCAATATTATTGGTGCTGGTTTTCAAGACTATGAGGCTTCTATCATGAAGAAACTTCAAAAG GCAAATGATCTGAAGAAGAACACTCAATAG